The candidate division WOR-3 bacterium genome includes the window TCCCCGGATGAGAATAGTATTCATTCATAATTATTAATAGATAGATAAACCAATTAAATTATTAAATTCAAAAGTATTTTTATAGGAATATGTTAGAGGCTATAGCTCAATTGGTTAGAAAACTCCCAGAAGTAAAAGAAGGAGAAGAATATATTAAAAAAATTATGATGAGTAAAGTAGAAAGAAAAGTAAGAAATTGGAAAAACTATATAATAGAAATTTTAGATAAAGAACCTTATAGATTTTTTATTCCGGGAAAAGACCAAGAAGATTTACACGCATTTCAAAGGGAAGTAATAAAGGCATTTATTGAACATTATATAATTCCGAAACAAGAAAAAAGAGGACACCTTAGTTTTTATGGAATAAAAGAGAAAAAGAAACCTCAAAACTTATCCCTAGATGAATTAAAAGAAAAAGAATCAAAATTATGGGTATGGTTAAAAGAAAATTATAATTATATAATAGAAAATAAAAGAAAGAAAAAAATAACTATTAAAATTTTGCGAATTCCTGTACCGCAACCACAAGATGTCGAAGAAGAACTACAAAAAGAGTTAAGTATGAAAAAAGAAAAAGGCGAATGTTTAATATGTCTTAATAATAAAGAACTGACTCCTTCCGAAAGATTATCTAAAATTTTTGGTTGGTTAATCAAAGCAGACAAAAATATTGCACCAATATATTTACATTCAGGAAAATGGTATGAAAAAAGCATAAGAATCTGTACAGACTGTGTAAAAAAATTAGAAACAAATAAACATTTTATCTCTTTAGAAGATACTAATCTCAAACTTCCTAATTGGAGAATTAAAATTTTCCCCTATTTTGAAAATGAAGAAGAATATGATGTTTGTAAGTTTTGGGAAGATATAAATAGAGAAGATAACTTAGATTCTATAATTGAAAATTATATAATCCCGCAAATGGAAAGCATCTCCGAAAGAATTTTCTTAACTTTAGTGTTTTTTCGTCAGGAGAAGAATAAGCAAGATATAGTTATGGAAAAAACTAAACTTTCAAACTTAATACAAGCCTACAAAATTTTTAAAAAATGGAAAGAAAGTGAAAAAATTGAGAATATAAAATTATTTGCAAAGAAATCTCTTCTTTCTTATTTGAAAAACAAAGAAATAAAAAATGAATCATTCTTTTTAGATGTAGTAAAAAAAATAATTAGGTTAGAAAGAATAGATAGTACAATGGAAACTAGGCTACTAAGTATATTTAACAAAATAACACAAAAGAACATTTTGGATTATAATCTTAAAGAAATAAGAAATAAAATAAGTGCAATAAAATTCATTCAATACTATAATAAACATCTATTATGCTAAGAGTTAAAAAATTTATATATATATTAAAGCTTATATAGAAATTATGGAAGCTAGCGCAGAAGAAGTACTTCGATTTATAGGAAAAATAATTAGAAAAATAGACGAAAAGATGAGTGGAAATCCAATTGGGAGTAAACTACTAAGTAAAGAAGAAATTAAGATAAAAGATTTAATAGGCATTGTTAACAAGATTGCGCACAGATATATTTATTATTTAAGTGAGGAAGAAAGAGAAAAACTCAATACGGAAAAACTTTCTCCATCCTTTTGGAAAGACTTAGAAATATTAGAAAAGGAAAAGAAAATAAAATTTTATATTTTTATGGGATATATAATGTAATATGGAAGGTGCAAGTTCGAAGGAAGCAGTAAAAAGAAGGGGGATTGTTTACCTTTATGGTTTTGAATGGTGTAACCCCAATGGTGATCCTAGTTTTGACAATGAACCTAGAATATTTGGAGAAAAAATATTTATCACAGATGTCTTCCTAAAAAGAAGAATAAGAGATTACGTTTACTCTAATTGCTCTAATACAGAAGTATTTCTTAGGGAGATTATTAAAGAAAATGGAAAAAGAATCACACCAGAAGAAAGAGTAAAAGAATTAATAGAAGATGTAAAAGATAAAGATTTAAATCAAATTAAGCAAAAATTACTAGAAAAATGTTGGGATCTAAGAGTTTTTGGTTTCTTAATTCCTATACCAGGAAAGGATGAGAAGGAGGAGGGCTCAAGCATTAAATCAACAAGCATTAAATCAATAGGTCCAACCCAAGTAAGTTTTGGCATTTCACTTAACAAAGTAGAAAAAATAGATGTAACTATTACGAATGTCATGGCTTCTAAAGAAGAAAAAAAGAAGGGAGGATCGATAGGAAAGAAGTATGCAGTTCCTGTTGCCATAGTAGAGCATTTTATTTTTATTAATGACATAACAGCAAAAGAAACCAATATGAGCGAATATGATTATAAATTGCTTATAGAAGCGTTACAGAATCTTAAGTTAGCACCAACACTTTCTACCTCCTCTAAAAATTCTACACCTTTATTAATTGTAGAGATAGAATTTTGCAATGAGAAATATGCAAATTTTTTTGGAATGTTAGATGTTAAAGAAAAAGTTGAAAATCCACTATCTTTAAGGGATTATGAAATTGATACTCACAAGTTATTTGAAAAACTAAATGAGTTGAAA containing:
- a CDS encoding CRISPR-associated protein; the encoded protein is MEGASSKEAVKRRGIVYLYGFEWCNPNGDPSFDNEPRIFGEKIFITDVFLKRRIRDYVYSNCSNTEVFLREIIKENGKRITPEERVKELIEDVKDKDLNQIKQKLLEKCWDLRVFGFLIPIPGKDEKEEGSSIKSTSIKSIGPTQVSFGISLNKVEKIDVTITNVMASKEEKKKGGSIGKKYAVPVAIVEHFIFINDITAKETNMSEYDYKLLIEALQNLKLAPTLSTSSKNSTPLLIVEIEFCNEKYANFFGMLDVKEKVENPLSLRDYEIDTHKLFEKLNELKVNPTSNASNTQQQTQTDKEKIINEFKVYIKKEYKDIFKLPQEINPILF